In Serratia liquefaciens ATCC 27592, the genomic stretch TTATTTACATGTTCAAATATCAGTTGCTAAAAAAAACGCCGCTGCGTAATTTCATCTTCCGTGTTGGTTTTGGTTGGTGTCGTAAGGAGTCGGCGGGCAATCAAGATGAGCGAAATTCAAAATCCCTGTGTCAGTTGCGGCGCATGCTGCGGCTATTTTCGAGTGTCATTCTATTGGGCCGAAGCGGAAGATGGCGGCGGCGTGGTTCCTTTATCCCTAACAGAGCCGTTAACCCCCTTCCTGCGCTGTATGCAGGGGACCAACAGCAAGTCCCCACGCTGCACCGCACTCGACGGCGAAATCGGCAAAGCGGTTTCCTGTTCTATTTATCTTAATCGCCCCAGCCCCTGCCGTGAGTTCGATCAGTCCGGAGAGAATGGCCTGCGTAACGAAGCGTGCGACCGCGCTCGCGAACGTTATGGCCTGCCGCCATTGCCGGTTCCGTTGCCACTTTCTTTACCGATCGCCAAGATCGACGAAGAAATAGCCGTAGTGCAATTCGCGGGGTGCCACAGCGACGTGGAACAGGGTACAATCGCCCACTGATTTTGATTTATCTCTGTTTCTCGATGCCAAGGAGTCTGCATGCCTATCACGGCCAACACGTTGTACCGTGACAGTTTTAATTTTTTCCGTAACCAACTCGCCAGTATTCTGATACTGGCGCTGTTGACAGCGTTCATCTCTGTGATGCTCAATCAGGTTTTCAGCCCTGACATCGAGCAGTTGAAGATTCTGAGCGCAACGGAAGGTGACTTTGCTGCGTCCGCCGGTATGGGGATCCAGGAAATCATTCAACAAATGACGCCTGAGCAGCAGATGGTGTTATTGAAGGTCTCAGCCGCCGCCACTTTCTCTGCGTTAGTGGGTAACGTGCTGCTGGTAGGCGGGATGTTGACGCTGGTTCGCCTGGTTTCTCAGGGGCAACGCCTGAGCGCCCTGCGCGCTATCGGGGCTTCCGCGCCGGAACTGCCGCGCTTGCTGCTGCTGCTGTTTATTTGCACGCTGCTGATCCAACTGGGGCTGACGCTGTTTGTCGTGCCGGGTGTGATTATGGCGATCGCCTTCTCGCTGGCCCCGGTAATCACCACCGCCGACAAGAAAGGCGTGTTCGCGTCGATCAAACTGAGCTGCAAACTGGCTTTCGCCAATGCGCGCGTGATTGTTCCGGCAATGATGCTGTGGCTGGCAGCCAAGCTGCTGGTGCTGTTTATGGTGAGCCACCTGTCGGTGCTGACCCCGAACGTCGCCAGCGTGGTGCTGACGGCTCTGAGCAACCTGGTTTCCGCTCTGTTGCTGATTTACCTGTTCCGCCTGTATATGCTGCTGCGCAGCTGATCTTGCGACAGGATGCAAAAAAGGCACGCTTCTGCGTGCCTTTTTGTTTATGGGGCCGCGGCTGGTTCCGCCTGCTCCTTGCTTTGAATCAGCTTCAGTGCCAGGTACAAATCCGGTACCAGTATTAATTCCCGATCGCGTCCTACCCGGTTGATGCGGAACCAGCGCGTCAATTCGGTGCGTCGCCCTGCCAACACCAATTTAACGTTACGCTGTAACAAATCACGTTTCAACTCATCAATTGCCGCCAGCACGCTGATATCGGCATGGGTAAAGCTGGCCACGGCGTCCACCACCACCCAACGCGGTTGAAACGGCGTGCTATCCACCAGGTTCAGGATCCGTCGTTTGAAATACGCCACGTTGAAATAGGTCAACGGCGAGTTGAAGCGATACATCATCACCCCAGGCACCGGCTTGATGCCGTTATTGTTGCCCATCGAGTGGATCATGCCTTCGTCATTGACGCCCAACAGCTGCTCCGTCGGGCGGAATACCGTGCGCAAGAACTGCATCAACCCCAGTAATACCGCCAGGCCAATACCGCTGATTACCCCCACCAGCAGTACACAAAGGAAGGTAAACATCGCCAGCCTGAAGGCCTGCGCATTGCGGCGCCGCATGATCCAGATACCGCGAATATCCAACAGCGACCAGGCGGCATACATCAGTACTACCCCCAGTCCTGCCACCGGAATAAACTGCAACGGAGCCATCAGAAACAGCAACACAAAGGCAATCACCCCTGCCGCAATAATCGACACCAGTTGGCTCTTGCCACCGTTGGCGTCATTGACAGCCGTGCGCGAGTCAGCCCCGCTGATGGCGAAACCCTGCGATAACGCCGAGACGATGTTCACCAGCCCCAGTGCGCGAAACTCCGCGTCCGCATTCACCTCATAGCCGTTCTTGGCCGCAAAGCTGCGGGCGGTCAGCATCATGCTGACGAAGCTCACGACCGCCAGGTTAAGCGCCGGGATCACCATATCGCGCAGCAAGCCTGGCTGAAAATCCGGCCACTGCACGATCGGCAATACGTCGCTAAAACCGCCTACCGTCACTACGCCGTGCTGCTGCAGCCCACCGGCCCAGGTAACAAATGCCGCCAAAACGATGGCAAACAGCGGCGCCGGCCAGTTAGGCCGCCATTTTTTGAACCCGATCAGCGTAACCAGGGTCAGCAGCGAAACCGCCATGGTCAATACATCGCTGTGCATCAGATTGCCCGGTAAAGCGTAGATTCGCTCGATCAACTGCGCCGGATGCACGCCGAAACCCAGTACCTTGCCAATCTGATCGACCATGATGGTAATAGCCACCCCGTTGAGCAGCCCGCTGAGTATCGGTCTGGAGAGCAAGTCAGCAAGTGCGCCCAGCTTGAAACGGCTGGCTAACAGACACCAGGCGCCCATCATCGCCGTCATCATGATGGTGAGCTGCCAGTGGCGCTCCATGTTGCCCGCCGCCAGCGGCGTCACCACGGCGGCAATGACCGCACAGGTTGCTGCATCCGGCCCGACAATGAGCTGGCGTGAGGAACCGAAGAAGGCATAGGCAACCATCGGCAAAATACAGGAATAAAGCCCCACCACCGGACTAACCCCGGCCAATTCGGCATAAGCGATCGCCACCGGCAAGGCAACGGCAGCCACGGAAAGGCCGGCACGAATGTCCGGTTTAAGCCAACTGCGTTGATACCCTAATAAATGCGTCAAACCGGGCGTTAGCGCCTGGAGAGATTTCCACTGCATAACCTGTTTTCCGTTATAAATTATCCGGCTATTATTGGGCGTATCATGCGATGCCAATGCCGCGCTGGCAATCCACACGCCGCGAACTCGCGACTTCAATCGTAAGTTTATGCAAATTCCTGCTTTCATGGCGGAAATCCGTTGGCCAAACGCCGATAATCAGCGCTTCCCAGCGGTACACAGAACCCGCCAAATCCGGTATAGTCGGCCGATGAACAGATGATGGATTGATTTATGAAGCAGTTTCTTGATTTCCTCCCGCTAATTGTCTTTTTCGCCTTTTATAAGCTCTACGATATTTACGTGGCCTCTGGCGCGCTGATTGTCGCCACCGCCCTGGCGCTGGTGTTCACGTGGTTCAAGTACCGCAAAATCGAGAAGATGACGCTGATCACCTTCCTGATGGTGCTGGTGTTCGGCACCCTGACGTTGGTGTTCCATAACGATTTGTTTATCAAATGGAAAGTGACCATCATCTACACGCTGTTCGCGCTGGCGCTGCTGATCAGCCAACTGGTGCTCAAGAAGCCGTTGGTGCAGCGCATGCTGGGGAAAGAGCTGACGCTGCCGGATAAAGTCTGGAACAACCTCAATCTGGCCTGGGCGGTGTTCTTCCTGGTCTGCGGCCTGGCGAACATCTACGTCGCTTTCTGGCTGCCTCAAAGCGTTTGGGTCAATTTTAAGGTGTTCGGCCTGACCGCGCTGACGCTGGTATTTACCCTGCTAAGCGGTATTTATATTTATCGGCACATGCCGGAAGAACAGAAAAAATAGTTACAAAATTGTTAATGCCCGTAGCCTTTGCTACGGGCAGTATAGTGAAATCCCTTCTTTGATAAGCAGACAGCTATGACTCAACAACGACCTTTACCCAGTGGCGAAATGGTGCTGCGCACGCTGGCGATGCCGGCTGATACCAACGCCAACGGTGATATTTTTGGCGGCTGGCTGATGTCGCAGATGGACATCGGCGGCGCTATTCAGGCAAAAGAAATTGCCGAGGGACGCGTAGTAACAGTACGCGTCGATGGTATGACCTTCCTGAAACCTGTCGCCGTGGGTGATGTGGTATGTTGCTATGCGCACTGTATCCGTACCGGGCGCAGTTCTATCACCATCAATATCGAAGTGTGGGTCAAGAAAGTGTCCTCCGCCCCGATAGGCCAGCGTTATCGCGCAACCGAGGCAGTATTTACCTATGTCGCGGTGGACGATGAGGGCAATTCACGGGCCCTGCCCGACGGAAAAATGAATTTCCGTGTAGGTTTCGATGAATAAGCCGTAGCGACAAAATTCGTTTTCAATTAGCCCGATGCATCCCATCGGGCTTTTTTATTGCTGCTGATTAATCAACGCGTTTCAATAACGCCTTTTGGCGGTTAAAGGCCTGTATCTTGATTTTGCTTGTGTATAATCAACCGGGTACCCTCACGACGTGGGACGCCAGAGTCGGCCTATCGCTATCTTGGTCAGTGCTCCGCCTATCAATTCATCTTGTGGCATAAAACTGAGGTTATAAGTAGAGAATGGCTACCCTTAAAGACGTTGCACGCCATGCCGGTGTCTCTGTAACAACCGTATCTAACTTTATTAATAATAAAAAAAAGCTAAAAGATGATACCCGGCAGAGCATTCTGGAAGCCATTCAGGCTACCGGCTACCGACACAATGCCTTGGCCGCCTCACTCAAGAAAAACTCTGCCAGTTTAAAAAGCATTGGCATCATTTCGATCGTCGACCAAAACCCCTTTTTCTCCGAGCTGTTTTTCAAGCTTGAAAATGAATGCTTCAAGCAGGACTTTACCGTTATCTCCTGCTTCCGCCATGCCGATAAAGAGGATTTGCATACCTACATTAATTTAATGTCGGGCCGCGTGGACGGCATCATCCTCATATCGTTGAAGCGCGACAAAATTGATACCGTAATCAAACAGATCCATGCGGTGCCGGTGGTGGCTATCGCTTTCGATATCGGTGATGTGATGAGTTTGTGCGGGGGTACAGAGTTCAATTTACATAATGAGACTGGCGGCTATATAGCAGGACGGTTCTTGCTGTCCAAAGGGCACAAAAAAATTGCCTGTGTGACCGGGCCCGAAGCGTTAAAGACCACAACAAACCGTATCGCGGGTCTGAAAAAAGCACTGGGGGAATTTAACCTGCCTGAAGACTCCGTCGACTATATCGAAGGAAACTACACCTATCAGAGCGGCGTTGACGCCATGTATCAACTTTTCTCCTCCGCAGCGTTACCAACGGCCATTATCTGTCATAACGATTTAATGGCCATTGGCGTACAGAATGCGGCGAATGAACTGGGCTTGAAGATCCCCAGGGAGCTTTCAGTCATGGGTTACGATGATATAGAAATGTCCAAATTGTCTTTCCCGTCACTCTCCACGGTTAGAATTCCTTTGGACGACATTGCTTACCAAGCCCTGGAAGGCCTGACCATGAAAATGTCTCATCCAGGGAGTAAAGCCATAATATCAATAACACCTAGTCTGGTCGTCCGGGGATCGGTCAGTGAACCCGTCGATTTCGGAAAATGACGTTCAGAAACTAAACCGTCGCCTTCTCCACCATGGTCGCCATATAGAGGTCAAGCACCCCCTGGTGATCAACCTGAACGCAAACACGTTGCTTCGGTTTCCTGCTCCACTCATCAATCGGGTAACGTTTCCCCCCCTCTTTAAGCAGGGTATGCCCGATGGCCGGCCCTTCAGTAATCACCCGTATAGCGCCGACTTTGACGTCGAACAGCTCAGGGGCAATCGCATAGGCAATGGCCGAAGAGTCGTGCACATAAAACCCTTCCATACCCACTTCCCGTTGATGAAAGTCCGCATAAAAGCGCGTTATGCGATAAATGAACTCACCGTATCGGGCTGAATCCAGACGTAGTCGATCAATATATTCGCCGGTCATTACCGTTTGCTGAGTAACGTCCAGCCCAACGACAGTCACCGGCCAGTCAGCGGTAATGACCCTATCGGCCGCATGCGGGTCGCCGATGATATTGGCTTCCGCGAAGGGAGTCACATTGCCCGTATGGCCGTTATGGCCAAATGCTCCGCCCATCACAATCACCTCTTTGACCTGGCCGGCAATGCTGGGATCCTTTTCAACCGCCAAGGCCAGATTGGTTAACCTGCCGACGGCGATTAAGGTAATCTCGCCCGGATGGGCTTTTACGCTATCGATAATGTAGTCATGAGCCGCTCGCTTATCGATGCCGTGATACTCCCCCGCAGGAATATCTATATCCCCCAATCCATTTAACCCATGGACAAAAGTGGTTGGCTCACCCGCCGCGACGACCAGCGGAGTATCTGCACCCATCGCAACATCCGCAGTCAGACCAAACCGCTGCTTTAGATACAGCGCATTTCTGGTGGCATTCTCGATAGTCGCATTGCCAAAAACGGTGGTAATCCCCATCAGCTCTATCTCTGAACTGGCATGTGCCAGCAGCATCGCCATGCTGTCGTCAATGCCGGGATCCGTATCAAAAATGACTTTTCTCTTCATGAATATATTTCCTTTGTGGATTTGGTGTTTTCAATCTTCTCGAGTATCAGACAGGCAACAATGGCGATACAGACGGCGGTAAAGCCCAAGACGGTCATGACCATCGCGCTGGCCACCCCGAACCGATCAACGATGGCGGCAGACAAAGCCGGAGAAATCGTGCTGCCCACGGTTCCGCACGTCAGTAAAAAGGTAACCAGCACGGCCGGAGAATTTTTCACCTGTTGAGAGCCAACGGAAATGCCTAATTTATAGACGCACGAGGTCAGAAAACCGAAGCCCAGGGTGAGAGTCAGGAATACCCTTGGGTTGTGAGTTATGCTCAAGTAAAAGGTCACCAGGATCGCAATGATAGAGACCGCCACTAACATGACCCGTGCGGGGATTTTATTCACCAGTATGGCTGCGGTGATCAATCCAAACACGGATGGCCCCCAATAGTTGCCCACCGCCGCACCCGATTCCACCGCGGACAAACCAAACGCCTGCTGCAAGTAACTGGGCGACCAGGTCAGGAAAGTGCTCTGAGCAAACAGGTAAACACCGAGCGCAAACCCCATTAAAACCACTCTGGGGGTCATCACCTCTTTCCAGTTAAACCTGGCGCCTGGGGTGTTTGCTTTATCGGCTTCGGCCAAATCCCCTTTCGGATATTTCAATATAAAGGTGCTGATAAACACCAGCGCGGCAATCACACCCGCCAGTCCGTAGGCGGTAGTCCATTGCATATTGGCCGCAATGATCATTGTCGCCATCGAGGGAAAGATAAAACCGGAAGCGCTAAAGGCACAATCAGTGGCGATAAAGGCAGAAGCGCGTTTGTTTTCGTTGAAAACTTTGGAGATAAGCACTGCGCCGCCCGACAAACCGGTACCGCAACAGGTGCCCAAAACAAAAAGATAGAACGAAACAACAAACGGATTTCTGACATCCAGAAACACCAATGCGGCCAGAACAACCAGGAAAATGGCATAGGTGACGCGCAGGATGTGACGGATCTCAAATCGAGAATACACCGCCATCGAGATGAACGTTCCCAAAAGCGTGCCACCGGTCAGGTAAGAAAACATCGCCGCGGCGTCCGTGATGCCCATACCCAGATAAACTGACATCGGTTTAATAACAATGCCTATCTGAGTGAGGAGACCCGCCATCACCATATAGGTCATAAATGAGACAGACAGTAAGCTGGCTTGGTAAGAACTCATGGTTTTCCCCGAAAAGGTTTAACGTTACACCATTTCATTTTGTTTTATGTGCCGAAAAGTTGAAGTGATCGGGTCCACAATTAAGTTAAATGAGCGTTAATGTTGCGTGAAGTGAGAGGGCGATCGGCTTTTGTTCAATAAATCAGGTTGAGGTGCGTGTTTCACTGTCAGGCGCAGTGAGGCAGGTTTTCTCTAGCAGAGACTTATAAAGGTTTATCGTTACACCATTTAGCTTCAATAAGACGTATTGCAGGATTAAGGCAACGCATAGCGAATTTCAGGCAGCAAAAAGGGCCGCCGAAGCGACCCTTGTCTTTAATTAACCCTAACCTGTCGGTCAGTTCATTTCCGTGGTGCCGTTAATTTTAAAGCGAATATTCACGGTACGATCTTTCGCTTCTTTGGCTTCATAACGCCACTTACGCATTGCCTGCTTCACTTCACGCTCGAACATATTGCGCGGTTCCGCAGACAGAATACGCACGTTGCTCACACGGCCGTCGCTGTCGATATCGAACTGTACCCGTACATTGCCTTCAATCTGCAATGCTCTGGCACGCGGCGGATAAATCGGATCGACACGGCTGAGCGCCCTCGGTGCCACATCACGCGAATTACCCGCCACCGGGGCTGACGGTGCCTGCTTAACTGGCGCTTTGTCGATAGGCTTGGCCGGCTGGTTATTTTCAAACGGCGAAGGCTCACGCGGCTCAGTTTTCTGCGGTTCACGCTTGACCGTTTTTTCAACCTTCGGCTTAGGTTTTGGCTTCGGTTTGGGTTTTACCGGCTCAGGTTTCAGTATTGCCTTCGGCGGCGGCTCCGGGATCGGTTCTGGTTCCGGCTCGGGTTCAGGCTCCACCTGCGGTTCTGGCTCCGGCTCGGCCGGCGCAGGAGGTGGCGGCTCCGCCATCGCGGCGGTATTGACCATCATGACGCTGATTGGCGCATCTTCAGGTTTCGGCAACTCCATCACTTCTTTGACAGAAGCATAGAGCAGACCCGCCACCAGGGCGCTATGTAAGCCAACGGACAGGACAATCGGCACGGACAAACGGCGATTAAGGAACATCTTTTTTAGCGGCATAATGATTCTGTTTCCTCTGGTTCGCCAAGTTTAAATGCAAATAGCAATCATATTCAATAACGAATGGCAAACTATCGCTCTAATCGTCGTTATTCATCGCTAAAACCTGCAAACTCATGGGGATATTAACCTTTCATTTGCCTTTTCACCGAGGCTTTTACACGCTTCATTAACCTGATTTACCGCCGCCAAGAAGCAAAAAACCCGCCGTAGCGGGTTATTCGTTATCAATGTGGTGTTATTCTTCATCGCCGTAATACAGCACGCCCAGTTTGATCAACGGCCGGCCCTGTGCTTTGCGGTGCAGGTTGGTGTCACGAAGTGAATAAACGCAACCGCAGTACTCCTGTTGATAGAAGCGCTCACGCTTGCTGATGTCGATCATCCGCGAGGCACCGCCTTTTTTACGCCAGTTGTAATCCCAGTACTCAAGATCCGGGTATTTTTCTGCCGCACGCACGCCGCAGTCGGTGATTTGCTGCATATTCTTCCAGCGGGAGATGCCCAGCGAACTGGAAATGGTATCGTAGCCATTTTCGTGCGCATACAGCGCGGTACGTTCGAAACGCATGTCGAAACACATGGTGCAACGGATGCCGCGCTCGGGTTCATGCTCCATCCCTTTGGCGCGAGCAAACCAGTTATCGGTATCGTAATCGGCGTCAATAATGGGTACACCATGCTGCTCGGCAAAACGGATGTTCTCGTCTTTACGCAGCAGGTATTCCTTTTGCGGATGGATGTTCGGGTTATAGAAGAAAATGGCGTACTCGATGCCGGAGGCTTGAATGGCTTCCATCACCTCACCGGAACAGGGAGCACAGCAGGAGTGCAGCAGCAGTTTGCTTTTGCCCTCGGGCAAGTTGAGTTTCTCTCTAACCAGTTCCGTCATTTCTCTACCTCACAAACCTTGTCCGATGAATCGCGCGGCCGCACTATACGAATAAACACTAGCGGCTTCAAGGCATAAGCGCCAGCCGTGGCTAAATTCCAGCGGGCGGGCATTCCCTTGTATCGTCTTTTGCGCTACTTTAAATTTACCGTTCTATAGCAATGATTTTAAAGGTGAAACATGCTTTATCTGATCTACGCGCAAGACGTCCCCAACTCATTGGAAAACCGCCTGTCGGTACGCCCCGCGCACCTGGCGCGCCTGCAGGCACTGCGTGATGCGGGCCGTTTGGTGGTTGCCGGCCCCAACCCCGCCATCGACAGTAACGATCCGGGCAGCGCCGGTTTCAGCGGCTCCACTGTTATTGCGGAGTTCGCCTCGCTGGCGGACGCACAAGCCTGGGCTGAACAAGATCCCTACGTCGCCGCCGGCGTTTATGGTGACGTAACGGTCAAACCGTTCAAACAGGTGTTCTAGCGCGAAGACAGCCCACTGAACTCCCCCTCAGTGGGTTGTGACCACAAAGCATGGCCGGCTACGCCGACGATTGGCCTTACGTATATATCTCCTTCTTGGTTTAGCCTTGACTGGCACAACGACCTTCACCTTTCACGCTATTGTGCATGATGCGATGCGCTCATAGACTCTGGTTACTGTATATAAATACAGTAATTCCAATTTTCCCTATGAGGATCAAATGATGAACACCTGCCCTGATATTGCCACATTGAGAAGCACCGTACCTACCCTTGCCGGTGAGCTGATCGCAGTAACCGCCTATGATTCAAGCTGGAGCAGCAGTAACGGCCAACCTGCAGGTGGTGGCATCTTTGTCGCTAAAGCACAATCGACACCGGCAGACGACGGTGGCATGTTTATTCGCCCTAACTCGTCGTGGGTTTGGCTGCGTATATTGGAGGTGGCAGGTACAGTTTCACCTTATCTGTACGGTGCTAAAGGCGATGGTCTTGCTGACGATACGGATGCGATCCAAAAAGCGCATGACTATGCCAGTTCGTTGGCCAGTGCCAGTGGCTCCCGCGTGTTGAAAAACGGCAACCTAATTTTTGGCAATGGCCGTTTCAAGTGTACAAAGAAACTGATCTTTGACACCAAAACCGTCGATTATGATTTTTCCGGCGCATTGCTGGATTTCACGGATATGGCTCACGGCAGCCAAGATAAGCGTAATACCGCCATCGGATGGCAAAATGATGCCGGCTATGCTCAAGGCAATCTTAGTGTTAAAAATCTGCGTATGTTGGGTCCTGGGGCTGACACTTTTGTCGATGGGATGACATTTTCCACTTCGCTTTCGAAAAGTTACCCACGTAATTCTCTAACGTTCACCGGTGGTGGTCTTGAGGGGTTCGCCCATGGCCTGACAGGCACCACTAATTTCTATTTCCTACGCATGTATGCTTTTACCTTCAATCATTGCGACATCTGTTACTTCTTCCCAAACAACACTACAGACTCCGGTGAAGAGATGAACTTTCACAGCTGTGTCTTCGCGCAAAGTAACTGCGGCGTGAATCTTCAGGGAGGGTATAGCTATTTCTTCAACTGTTCCTTTGATTATATCTACGGAAAAAATGGGCAGCAGACATCGACGGACAGCCTGGGGAAATATATTCATATTGAAGGCGGACAGCACATTTTCCGCGATTGCCACGTTGAAGGCTATGGCCCACAGAATTACATCGTCAACATTCCGGATAATAAAAGCTGCAAGGTTAACTTTATTGGCGGTCTGTTCACCTTTAAAGCAGGAGGTAGCCCATCTACCTATCCCACCACGAGTAATCCATTTTATTTTGGCAACCTGGCCCGTGTCGTGTTTGAGAAGGTCAATATTGGACAGATGCAGCAAGGTGGGGATGCGAACGTCAGCGGTTGGATTGATGGCGGCGGCTCGGCATCATTACATGATACTCAATTGCCTATTGCCTGGCCCTATTTGCTGACACAGGTTCGTACCGATAGCGGTATTCAGGACAACTGGCTCGACAGCACAACCTATACCAGTGGCACTGGCAATGAGAAATGGACCGAGGAGGTTTGGGTTCTTCCGCCAGGAGGGATTAACAGCGTGCGCAAATCTCGTTACGGCTGGGGAACCGCAAGCAGCACCAATTTTAGCCTCATCCGGCAGGCCGACTTTGTCTCACTGGGGCGTAACGTCTCCGCAGGCAGCGGCGTGTTTCAAGCCGTGTTAGGGACAATAAAGCTAAAAGGCTACGGCAGCGTCATTCATCATCTTCGCGCCAATACTTTCGCTGGTGATGGACAAAGCTGCCAGGTAAAAATTGTATGGGCAAAACTGAACGAATTTGGTGCACAGCAAGATAAAGAGCCCCAAATACTGCTGCAGCAGACAGGTCACTCTTACACCTTTAATTTCAGTGGCGTTGAATCTGAACTGAAAACCGTGACTATACCTGGCCAAATGCAAGGTTACACCACTCAGCCGCCCAACTTTGAACGCGCCCCTGACTGGGCAACTCATGCTTTTCTACTGATTGATGTGTCAAAAATGAAAAGTAACTTCGACTTGCGCATCACCGATGTTTATATGCGCCAGGTATAAAGAATTTAACATTGACTACAGCCGCGGAGGATCGCGGCTTTTCGTTGCGGACAAAAAAAAGCCAGCACGGAGTGGCTGGCTAAAGGGTTCTTCGAGGGAATATCTTGTTCGATAAACATACTCTCTTCCCCATTTCATTCGCCATCTATCGGTGCGATAGGCACCGCCTGTACCGCTTATTTTTACCACTGCATGGAAAACCTACAGCTGCGACCTACACTTAAGCCGTAGTCATGTTCGAACTTATCCATTCGTTCTCTACGTAAAAGGAATAGTGATGAAAGCAACTAAATATCTGTTGGCTGTTCTGGTATTCGCCTCCTTCTCTTCCATGGCCGCCATTGAAATCACCAAGGAAGAAGCCGCAAAACACACCGAAATTGGCCCGGTGACCATCTCACAAGATGGCGATGATACCGTGGGCATCGATCACGCAAGATTGTCTAAAGCGGTCGATGAAAAAGGCGGGAAATACTATGTGATTATCGGTCGCGAAGGGAAAACCTCCTTCGAAACCATCAATGCCGTGGCCTACAAATAACGCCTGAAGACTCAAATGGCGTATTAACGCGGCGGTGACTCGGGCCGCGTTAATCCTGATCCACTAATAATCTTCAGCGACTCTGCACATTTTGCAAAATCAATGTCTGCATATCCGCAAACATGGCATCCCACTCCGCCGGATCAATCTCCATCAAGCCAAAGTAGCGCAGCATAAATGCTCCTTCGGTGGCCAAAAACGCCAACCGCGCACGCTTGCCTTCCTCAGTGGTTAAATCCAGTCCGGCAATCCGGCTGCGGTACCATTCACGCGTACTGTCCAGATGCTCCGGGGTTTGGATCAGGGTCGCCATCAGCCCGGCAGCCTTGGCGCTGGAGGCCTGATCGGAGCTTCGGGTTGCCTGCAGATGCGCTTGCACACTCGTCGTGGCCGAGGGGTTTTCGCCGGCAATCTCATCGAATACTCGTTCATAGGCTTTACCCCAGCGATCGAACATCGCATCGATCATCGCGTCTTTGCTGCCAAAGCAATATTGCACGCCACCTTTTGAAATCCCCATCGCTCTGGCAACAGAATCAATGGTCAGCCCGGCGGCACCCTGCGTGGCGACAATCTCTTCCGCCACGTCCAGAACCTTGTCACGATCGATGCTGCGTTGACGTCCCATTGAGAAACCCTCTTTTCAATACATACGTATGGATATATATTACGCCAGTATACCACCCGGCAATCCTGAGTGGTGACGATCTTATAGCTACGCCCCCGCGTAGCTTGTTTTTTTGGAATAATATTATGCACGTAAACAACCGCTGGTTGATCCTGGCAATGATTTCCAGCGCGCTATTTTTGATTATTATCGACATGACGGTACTTTACACCGCTTTGCCACGGCTGACCCTGGCGCTGGATGCCAGCGCTTCGCAAAAATTATGGATCGTAAATGCCTATCCACTGG encodes the following:
- a CDS encoding YkgJ family cysteine cluster protein; its protein translation is MSEIQNPCVSCGACCGYFRVSFYWAEAEDGGGVVPLSLTEPLTPFLRCMQGTNSKSPRCTALDGEIGKAVSCSIYLNRPSPCREFDQSGENGLRNEACDRARERYGLPPLPVPLPLSLPIAKIDEEIAVVQFAGCHSDVEQGTIAH
- a CDS encoding YciC family protein, whose translation is MPITANTLYRDSFNFFRNQLASILILALLTAFISVMLNQVFSPDIEQLKILSATEGDFAASAGMGIQEIIQQMTPEQQMVLLKVSAAATFSALVGNVLLVGGMLTLVRLVSQGQRLSALRAIGASAPELPRLLLLLFICTLLIQLGLTLFVVPGVIMAIAFSLAPVITTADKKGVFASIKLSCKLAFANARVIVPAMMLWLAAKLLVLFMVSHLSVLTPNVASVVLTALSNLVSALLLIYLFRLYMLLRS
- a CDS encoding SulP family inorganic anion transporter, producing the protein MQWKSLQALTPGLTHLLGYQRSWLKPDIRAGLSVAAVALPVAIAYAELAGVSPVVGLYSCILPMVAYAFFGSSRQLIVGPDAATCAVIAAVVTPLAAGNMERHWQLTIMMTAMMGAWCLLASRFKLGALADLLSRPILSGLLNGVAITIMVDQIGKVLGFGVHPAQLIERIYALPGNLMHSDVLTMAVSLLTLVTLIGFKKWRPNWPAPLFAIVLAAFVTWAGGLQQHGVVTVGGFSDVLPIVQWPDFQPGLLRDMVIPALNLAVVSFVSMMLTARSFAAKNGYEVNADAEFRALGLVNIVSALSQGFAISGADSRTAVNDANGGKSQLVSIIAAGVIAFVLLFLMAPLQFIPVAGLGVVLMYAAWSLLDIRGIWIMRRRNAQAFRLAMFTFLCVLLVGVISGIGLAVLLGLMQFLRTVFRPTEQLLGVNDEGMIHSMGNNNGIKPVPGVMMYRFNSPLTYFNVAYFKRRILNLVDSTPFQPRWVVVDAVASFTHADISVLAAIDELKRDLLQRNVKLVLAGRRTELTRWFRINRVGRDRELILVPDLYLALKLIQSKEQAEPAAAP
- a CDS encoding septation protein A, which gives rise to MKQFLDFLPLIVFFAFYKLYDIYVASGALIVATALALVFTWFKYRKIEKMTLITFLMVLVFGTLTLVFHNDLFIKWKVTIIYTLFALALLISQLVLKKPLVQRMLGKELTLPDKVWNNLNLAWAVFFLVCGLANIYVAFWLPQSVWVNFKVFGLTALTLVFTLLSGIYIYRHMPEEQKK
- the yciA gene encoding acyl-CoA thioester hydrolase YciA, which gives rise to MTQQRPLPSGEMVLRTLAMPADTNANGDIFGGWLMSQMDIGGAIQAKEIAEGRVVTVRVDGMTFLKPVAVGDVVCCYAHCIRTGRSSITINIEVWVKKVSSAPIGQRYRATEAVFTYVAVDDEGNSRALPDGKMNFRVGFDE
- a CDS encoding LacI family DNA-binding transcriptional regulator, with translation MATLKDVARHAGVSVTTVSNFINNKKKLKDDTRQSILEAIQATGYRHNALAASLKKNSASLKSIGIISIVDQNPFFSELFFKLENECFKQDFTVISCFRHADKEDLHTYINLMSGRVDGIILISLKRDKIDTVIKQIHAVPVVAIAFDIGDVMSLCGGTEFNLHNETGGYIAGRFLLSKGHKKIACVTGPEALKTTTNRIAGLKKALGEFNLPEDSVDYIEGNYTYQSGVDAMYQLFSSAALPTAIICHNDLMAIGVQNAANELGLKIPRELSVMGYDDIEMSKLSFPSLSTVRIPLDDIAYQALEGLTMKMSHPGSKAIISITPSLVVRGSVSEPVDFGK